One Helianthus annuus cultivar XRQ/B chromosome 7, HanXRQr2.0-SUNRISE, whole genome shotgun sequence genomic region harbors:
- the LOC110887582 gene encoding uncharacterized protein LOC110887582: MIREEDVTVKCICNRFEQFGLLCSHIFCVLRILDIREFPKQYILRRWTREAVPNSSPGSILTDGGDPDRSDEVNRCVREISHATEYVVNKLISKFDKLSDFRDHIKQFMSVADEAQINAPPKTRRNRFAELLGVAPESTATIRVPVGTRFKGCGSHKRLKSQKERAISQSGSKRRQCSLCKKYGHNRVTCWKYTVAGAEAGSSRNAGGNEDTIPEGDAAMVVQGDGTGLNDDDDVFYTSGNDADMDDEEMA; the protein is encoded by the coding sequence ATGATACGCGAGGAGGATGTTACTGTTAAGTGTATCTGCAACAGGTTTGAGCAGTTTGGGCTGTTGTGTAGTCACATTTTTTGCGTGTTACGGATTCTTGATATAAGGGAGTTTCCTAAACAATATATATTGAGGCGTTGGACGCGTGAAGCTGTTCCAAATAGTTCCCCCGGGTCCATTCTTACGGATGGTGGAGATCCAGATCGTAGTGACGAGGTTAACCGGTGTGTTCGGGAGATTAGTCACGCAACGGAGTATGTCGTGAACAAGTTGATTTCAAAATTTGATAAGTTGTCTGATTTTCGAGACCATATCAAGCAGTTTATGTCAGTCGCGGATGAAGCTCAAATAAATGCACCTCCCAAGACACGACGTAATCGATTTGCTGAACTGCTAGGAGTTGCTCCAGAGAGCACGGCCACTATCCGTGTTCCAGTTGGTACCAGGTTCAAGGGCTGTGGTTCTCATAAACGCCTTAAATCTCAAAAGGAGCGAGCCATAAGTCAGTCTGGAAGTAAACGTCGTCAATGTTCATTATGTAAAAAATACGGTCATAACAGAGTAACGTGCTGGAAATACACCGTGGCTGGGGCTGAGGCAGGTTCTTCCCGGAATGCTGGAGGTAATGAAGACACAATTCCTGAAGGAGATGCAGCTATGGTTGTTCAAGGTGATGGTACTGGATTgaacgatgatgatgatgtgttTTACACATCTGGAAACGATGCAGATATGGACGATGAGGAGATGGCATAG
- the LOC110891644 gene encoding uncharacterized protein LOC110891644 — translation MVNLRSHRYRKKKQTEKQLPKAREAGKKKICNESGPENARVVDEIPVNAGFHTDFADCMNEEAGQERVPFIDTSDIERYYRETGEWGQTQQSQPGISSSMASQYGSTPATQSDEVHAGMLEVFLNQFDECVKRITDTFTEGFQLYPQSEKIKEVHKLWTDKLKKVGSPCTTTKQPQTPDDKTPEKEANKENLDMSQLSQWTPSLAEEVCKTVDKTTTQTTQLAVIEPPAQKTQVEEMEKTALAVTPISQKTQEEYEYAIRRGQLIHDLDLGKPKIRPERQTELTDALRSPYVKRAVSIKAKLENAELSVSSYMFSAWGSMWDVVFRTKKGVPVMRSPLESLLPGIEVHILVISAWADLLNYEEKFKQKGSIARLFCSVNMLNEDDYIKNAKSRAKTFGDNMEPVLVSADVKKIPEHALIFVPVLHEAHFYCVCFNLRDMKVEVLDNSAKEVSMQAKYKKRPEKLRDALSVYLEKNGHPAGGVIDKVEPVRLEMPWRTKNNVIDCGVFLMRHMETYKGVSGKGWECGFSNECTDAGEISYKQSKEIDDLRRKYITKMLLSEGNEYRGFVKAEVAKYNKLSADEKKRLEAKAYDTILARLDN, via the exons ATGGTAAACCTCCGGTCTCACCGGTaccgaaaaaaaaaacagactGAAAAGCAACTGCCGAAAGCCAGAGAAGCTGGGAAGAAGAAAATTTGTAATGAAAGTGGCCCGGAAAATGCGCGTGTTGTAGATGAAATCCCGGTTAATGCGGGTTTCCATACCGATTTCGCAGATTGCATGAATGAAGAAGCTGGCCAGGAACGAGTGCCTTTTATAGATACATCTGATATAGAAAGATACTACCGAGAAACCGGCGAGTGGGGACAAACACAACAAAGTCAGCCGGGAATTAGCTCATCTATGGCATCTCAATATGGATCGACACCAGCGACACAAAGCGACGAG GTACATGCGGGAATGTTGGAGGTGTTCTTGAATCAATTCGACGAATGTGTAAAAAGGATAACCGACACTTTTACAGAAGGTTTCCAATTGTACCCCCAAAGTGAAAAAATCAAAGAAGTACACAAATTGTGGACAGATAAGTTGAAAAAGGTCGGATCACCGTGTACGACAACCAAACAGCCACAGACTCCTGATGATAAAACACCGGAAAAAGAGGCAAATAAGGAGAATTTGGATATGTCACAGTTGTCGCAGTGGACACCTTCATTGGCAGAAGAGGTATGCAAGACGGTTGACAAGACAACCACACAGACGACTCAGCTTGCAGTAATTGAGCCGCCCGCACAGAAGACTCAGGTTGAAGAAATGGAGAAGACCGCACTCGCCGTCACACCAATCTCCCAGAAAACACAGGAGGAGTACGAATATGCGATTAGACGTGGGCAGCTTATACACGATCTGGATCTTGGAAAGCCGAAAATAAGACCGGAAAGACAAACAGAGTTGACCGATGCTCTAAGGTCTCCTTACGTGAAGCGGGCAGTGTCGATTAAGGCAAAGCTTGAAAACGCTGAGCTCTCCGTCAGCTCATACATGTTCTCAGCCTGGGGATCAATGTG GGATGTTGTCTTTAGAACTAAGAAAGGAGTGCCGGTGATGAGATCTCCGCTCGAATCATTATTGCCGGGAATCGAGGTGCACATATTGGTAATAAGCGCGTGGGCGGATTTGTTGAATTACGAAGAAAAATTCAAGCAAAAGGGGAGCATCGCACGCCTGTTCTGTTCAGTAAATATGTTG AATGAAGACGACTACATTAAAAATGCAAAATCAAGAGCAAAAACGTTCGGAGACAACATGGAACCGGTTTTAGTTTCAGCTGATGTCAAAAAGATACCTGAACATGCCCTCATCTTTGTACCAGTCTTACACGAAGCTCATTTCTATTGTGTATGCTTTAATTTAAGGGACATGAAGGTAGAAGTTTTGGACAACAGCGCTAAGGAAGTCTCAATGCAAGCGAAATACAAAAAAAGGCCGGAAAAATTG CGTGATGCTTTATCGGTGTACTTGGAAAAAAATGGGCATCCGGCGGGCGGGGTGATCGATAAAGTTGAGCCGGTACGATTGGAAATGCCATGGCGTACAAAAAATAATGTAATCGATTGTGGCGTCTTCCTGATGCGCCATATGGAAACATACAAGGGCGTATCTGGAAAAGGTTGGGAATGCGGATTCTCAAATGAGTGCACTGATGCGGGTGAGATTTCATACAAGCAGAGCAAAGAGATTGATGATCTGCGGCGTAAGTACATTACGAAGATGCTCCTAAGTGAAGGAAACGAGTACAGAGGTTTTGTTAAAGCTGAGGTTGCTAAATATAACAAGTTGTCGGCGGATGAAAAAAAGAGGCTAGAAGCAAAAGCCTATGACACAATCCTTGCAAGATTGGATAACTAG
- the LOC118480241 gene encoding protein FAR1-RELATED SEQUENCE 5-like translates to MLFDTGDDVYNFYKTYAEAGGWTVRKGIQHENRGIVINKYFFCSKEGQKDFRPVDTLVEQPSDRWVRRVPSKRTGCQAAIRIKLTDAKKYLLYHFIEAHNHDFVHEEDLHLLKENRGINRAHEEMINKMSHLNIGPVRAFNIMKEVYGGFDKVGATKVDFKNFKKELNLFIGEFDAEMFVKRLMRKKEFLPNFSCEYETTDEGVLKCIFWADEDMKRNYYMFGDVISFDATYKRNK, encoded by the coding sequence ATGTTATTCGACACAGGTGATGACgtatataacttttataaaacttaCGCAGAAGCGGGAGGTTGGACTGTAAGGAAGGGCATACAGCACGAGAACCGTGGTATTGTTATAAACAAGTACTTTTTCTGTTCAAAGGAGGGTCAAAAAGACTTTCGACCAGTTGATACTTTAGTTGAACAGCCGTCCGATAGGTGGGTACGTAGGGTACCATCCAAAAGGACCGGATGCCAGGCTGCGATCAGAATAAAACTTACCGATGCTAAGAAGTATTTGCTTTATCATTTTATAGAGGCGCACAACCACGATTTTGTGCATGAAGAAGATTTACATCTTCTCAAGGAAAACAGGGGTATTAATCGTGCACACGAAGAGATGATAAACAAGATGTCACATCTCAACATCGGGCCTGTTCGTGCATTTAACATTATGAAGGAAGTGTATGGTGGGTTCGACAAAGTCGGTGCTACCAAAGTCGATTTTAAGAATTTCAAGAAAGAGTTAAATCTTTTTATCGGAGAGTTTGATGCGGAAATGTTTGTCAAGCGTCTGATGAGGAAAAAGGAGTTTTTACCGAACTTCTCTTGTGAATATGAAACCACAGACGAAGGTGTGTTGAAGTGCATTTTTTGGGCCGACGAGGATATGAAGAGAAATTATTATATGTTTGGGGACGTTATATCATTTGATGCTACATACAAGCGTAACAAGTAA